In Phreatobacter cathodiphilus, the genomic window GCAGCAGGATTCCATCCTGACGCTGACGGAGAATGCCGTCGTGCGTTACACGACCAGGGGCGAGGTCGCCTCGCCCCTCGGCAACGACCACCCCTTCGTCAGGCCCTATGGCCAGTTTCCCTGCAAGGACGGCTACGTCTTCTTCGGCGGCTACACCGACAAGTTCTGGCGGCTCACCTGCGAGATGTTCGGCGAGCCGGAGGTGGCGGACGATCCCGAGATCGACACGATGGACAAGCGCTTCGATCCGGACGTCGCCGAGCGCCGGGTCAAGCCCTTGCTCGAACGCTGGTTCAGCGCCTACGGCAAGGCGGAACTCGAGGCCATGGCGGGGGACCGCGTGCCGCTCAGCGCCATCAAGACCATTCCCGAGGTCGTGGAGGACCCGCACGTGGCGGCCCGCAACATGATCGTCGAGGTGCCCGTCGGCGGCGAGACGGTCCGCATGGTTGGCTCGCCGATCAAGCTGTCGATGACGGGCGAGATCCCGCTCGGCGCCGCGCCGGCTCCCGGGCAGCATACGCGCAGCGTGCTCGCCGAACTCCTCGGCCTCGACGACGAGGCGATCCGGCGTCTGGCCGGCAGCGGAGCGATCTGACATGGCGATCGAGGTCGAGCGCGACGGAGCCGTCGCAACCATTCGCATTGCGCGCCCCGACAAGCTGAACGCCCTGTCGCTGGCCATGTATGACGATCTCGGGCGCGCCTTTGCCGAGGCCGCGCACGACGACGCCGTCCGCGCGGTCATTCTCGCGGGGGCGGGCGAGCGCGCCTTCTGCGTCGGGGCAGACCTGACCGAATCGATCCCAGCTCTCGCCAGCGACCGGTTCGACATCAGCGCCTGGGATCCGGCTCACCTGAAGAACGTCCCGCTGTACAAGCCGGTCGTCGCGGCCATCCGCGGCCTCTGCGTCGGCGGCGGCTTCGAGATCATGCTGGCGACCGATATCCGCATCGCCTCGACCGATGCGATCTTCCAGCTCCCCGAGCCGATCCATGGTTTCGTTCCCGCCGGCGGGACTTTGGTGCGCCTCGTCCGCCAGATCGGCCATGCCCACGCCATGGAGATTCTGCTGACCGCGCAGCGTTTCTCCAGCGCCGACATGCTGGCGAAGGGAGTGGTCAACCGCGTGCTGCCGGCAGCGGAGGTCGAGCCGGCCGCGAAGGAGCTCGCCGCCCGCATGGCGGCCCTGAGCGCCAGCGCCGTGCAGACGATCAAGGAGGCCGTCCTCACGCTGCAGGATCTGCCCTATCGCGAGGCCTTCGCCGCGGAGGCGAGGCTCGGCCAGCGCACTTTCACCAGCGAGGATGCGAAGCGCGGCCTCGCGGCCTTCGCGGCGCGCGACAAGCGCTGACGCACCCGACCTGTCAGATACCCACACCCGTCCGAACCGCGGATGTCGGCTGTGGACGTTGAGAAGGGGGCAGATCCGCCCCGAGACTGTCGAACAATGCCGGCGTCGACCGGCTGGCAATCTCGGGAGGAATAACGATGCGTCTCACCAGGAGAAGGTTTGCTCTGGCCGCGGCAGGGGCCATGGCCGCGGGGCCGTTCTCGGCGCGGGCCCAGTCGGTCGCAATCTCCGACGACGTCGTTCGCATCGGGCTGATCGAGGACATGGCCGGCGTCTATGCCGACATCACCGGCACGGGTTGCGTCACCGCGGCGCAGATGGCCATCGACGAGTTCGGCGGCCGGGTGCTGGGCAAACCCGTGGAGCTCGTCTTCGCCGATCACCAGAACAAGCCGGATGTCGCCGCTTCGATCGCCCGGCAATGGCTCGACGAGCGCAAGGTCGACGCCATCCTGGACGTCGCCTCCTCCTCGCCCGCGCTGGCGGTGATCGAAATCGCCAAGGAGAAGGGAAAAATCATCACGCTGTCGTCGCCCGGCTCCACCCGCATCACCAACGAGAACTGCGGCCCCTTCGTCGTCCACTGGGCCTACGACACCTACGCCATCGCCCAGAGCACGGCCCAGGCCCTGGTGCGACAAGGCTTCGACACCTGGTTCTTTGTCACCGCGGACTATGCCTTCGGTCACGGGCTGCAGGAGCAGTCGACGCGGGTCGTCAGCGAAAACAACGGCCGGGTCCTCGGCAGCGTCCGGCTGCCGGTCGGCACGGCGGATTTCGCATCGGCGCTCCTGCGGGCTCAGTCCTCGGGGGCGAAGGTCGTCGCGCTGGCCAATGCCGGCACCGACACGATCAACTCCATCAAGCAGGCGTCCCAGTTCGGCCTGACGCAGGGCGGGCAGAAGCTTGCGACTCTCGCCGGCTTCATCAACGACATCCACGGCCTGGGCCTCGCCGAGGCGCAGGGGCTGACCATCACCGAGGCATCCTACTGGGACAGCAGCGACGAGACGCGCGCCTGGTCCCGAAAGTTCTTCGACAAGGTCAAGGCCATGCCGAACATGCTGCAGACCGGGACCTACTCGTCGACCCTGCACTATCTGAAGGCGGTGACCGCGGCGAAGACCGACGCGTCCGGTCCGGTCATGGAGGCGATGCGCGCCATTCCCGTCGACGACATCTTCTACAAGAACGGAAAAATCCGGCCGGACGGCCGCATGGTGCACGACAGCATGAGCCTGTTCGAGGTCAAGACGCCGGCCGAGTCCAAGGGCCCTTGGGACTACTACAAGCGGCTGGCGACGATCCCGGGCGACCAGGCGTTCCAGCCGCTGCCGGCATCGACCTGCACTCTCGTGCGCCGCCCCTAGGCGCGGAGGGCGGGCCGGCTGCGACCCTGCTCCACCTCGCCTGTGGCGGCGGGTCGCGGGAGACCACCGCCGTTTTATTCACGTCGTGCGGCCAAAGGCGACCGTGTTGTCACACGGTCGCGACGCCGCGGTCCCCTGTCAGCCCCAGCCCTCCACGACGATCTTGCCGCGCATCGCGCCGCTCTCGACGCGGCGATGGGCCTCCGCCAGGGTTCCGGGAGAGATGGGCGACAGCGTTGCGGTGAGGGTGCTGCGCATCCGACCCGCGTCGACGAGGTCCGCCACGCGCTCAAGCAATCGTCCCTGCTCATCCATATCAGCGGTCTGGAACAGCGGGCGGGTGAACATCAGCTCCCAGTGCACCGACACCGACTTCCGCTTGAACGGCAGGATGTCGAGGTGCATCGGATCGTCGATGAGGGCGAAGCGCCCCTGCGGGGCGATCAACGCCGCGATATCCGAGAGATGCCGGTCCGTCTGGGTGGTCGAGAAGACGAAGGCCGGGGCACCGAGGCCGAGCGCCGCAACCTCGGCCGCGATAGGCCGGCCGTGGTCCACGACGTGATGGGCGCCGAGGGAACGCACCCATTCGCGCGTCTCCGGCCGTGACGCCGTTGCGATGACGGTCAGGTCGGTCAGTGCCCTCGCGAGCTGGATGGCAACCGATCCCACGCCACCGGCCCCGCCGATCACGAGAACGGCCGGCGCGGCGCCCGGTACCGGCTCGCCGACGCGCAGCCGGTCGAACAGCGTCTCCCATGCGGTGATGCTGGTCAGGGGCAGGGCAGCGGCCTCGGCGAAGGAGAGCTTGGCCGGTTTGCGGCCGACGATCCGCTCGTCGACGAGATGGTATTCGGCATTGCTGCCGTCGCGCGCGATGCTGCCGGCGTAGGCCACTGCGTCGCCGGGCATGAAACGGGTGACCTCCGGTCCGACTGCGGCGACGATGCCCGCCGCGTCCC contains:
- a CDS encoding enoyl-CoA hydratase/isomerase family protein, translated to MAIEVERDGAVATIRIARPDKLNALSLAMYDDLGRAFAEAAHDDAVRAVILAGAGERAFCVGADLTESIPALASDRFDISAWDPAHLKNVPLYKPVVAAIRGLCVGGGFEIMLATDIRIASTDAIFQLPEPIHGFVPAGGTLVRLVRQIGHAHAMEILLTAQRFSSADMLAKGVVNRVLPAAEVEPAAKELAARMAALSASAVQTIKEAVLTLQDLPYREAFAAEARLGQRTFTSEDAKRGLAAFAARDKR
- a CDS encoding ABC transporter substrate-binding protein, whose translation is MAAGPFSARAQSVAISDDVVRIGLIEDMAGVYADITGTGCVTAAQMAIDEFGGRVLGKPVELVFADHQNKPDVAASIARQWLDERKVDAILDVASSSPALAVIEIAKEKGKIITLSSPGSTRITNENCGPFVVHWAYDTYAIAQSTAQALVRQGFDTWFFVTADYAFGHGLQEQSTRVVSENNGRVLGSVRLPVGTADFASALLRAQSSGAKVVALANAGTDTINSIKQASQFGLTQGGQKLATLAGFINDIHGLGLAEAQGLTITEASYWDSSDETRAWSRKFFDKVKAMPNMLQTGTYSSTLHYLKAVTAAKTDASGPVMEAMRAIPVDDIFYKNGKIRPDGRMVHDSMSLFEVKTPAESKGPWDYYKRLATIPGDQAFQPLPASTCTLVRRP
- a CDS encoding zinc-binding alcohol dehydrogenase family protein, with translation MRAIAYRQPGPIDAPDALVAIDMPRPEPTRRDILVEVKAVSVNPVDTKLRAGSAPFAGRAERILGWDAAGIVAAVGPEVTRFMPGDAVAYAGSIARDGSNAEYHLVDERIVGRKPAKLSFAEAAALPLTSITAWETLFDRLRVGEPVPGAAPAVLVIGGAGGVGSVAIQLARALTDLTVIATASRPETREWVRSLGAHHVVDHGRPIAAEVAALGLGAPAFVFSTTQTDRHLSDIAALIAPQGRFALIDDPMHLDILPFKRKSVSVHWELMFTRPLFQTADMDEQGRLLERVADLVDAGRMRSTLTATLSPISPGTLAEAHRRVESGAMRGKIVVEGWG